In Oncorhynchus tshawytscha isolate Ot180627B linkage group LG06, Otsh_v2.0, whole genome shotgun sequence, the following are encoded in one genomic region:
- the elovl1b gene encoding elongation of very long chain fatty acids protein 1b, whose translation MLQDIGARAMGVYEYLLKGTDPRLWSYPLMGSPVNMSAILLTYIFFVLVAGPRFMANRKPFQLKEAMITYNFSMVALNAFIVYEFMMSGWATTYTWRCDAVDYSDSPQGLRMVRVAWLFLFSKFIELLDTVFFVLRKKHGQITFLHVFHHSFMPWTWWWGVSLAPGGIGSFHAMVNCIVHVIMYSYYGLSAAGPRFQKFLWWKKYMTAIQLVQFVMVSLHVTQYYFMDSCDYQVPLFIHLIWMYGTFFFVLFSNFWYQAYVKGKRLPKQDSKPGLKGKANGTTMVANGKHHKKGNSNGTSNGSSHHENGSAHAGKMKKS comes from the exons ATGCTTCAGGACATTGGTGCTAGAGCCATGGGGGTTTATGAGTATCTCTTGAAGGGAACAG ACCCGCGACTATGGAGTTACCCACTCATGGGGAGTCCGGTGAACATGTCGGCCATCTTGCTGACCTACATCTTCTTCGTGCTGGTTGCTGGGCCTCGCTTCATGGCCAACCGCAAGCCCTTCCAACTCAAGGAGGCCATGATCACTTACAACTTCTCCATGGTGGCATTGAACGCCTTTATTGTCTATGAG TTCATGATGTCAGGCTGGGCCACGACATACACATGGAGATGTGATGCCGTTGATTACTCGGACAGCCCCCAAGGCCTTAGA ATGGTTCGAGTGGCCTGGTTATTCTTGTTCTCCAAATTCATTGAGCTCTTGGACACG GTGTTTTTCGTTCTGAGGAAGAAACATGGCCAGATCACCTTCCTGCACGTCTTCCACCACTCTTTTATGCCCTGGACCTGGTGGTGGGGTGTCAGTTTAGCTCCCG GGGGAATAGGCTCTTTCCATGCCATGGTGAATTGCATCGTCCACGTCATCATGTACTCTTACTACGGCCTGTCTGCGGCTGGACCACGCTTCCAAAAGTTCCTCTGGTGGAAGAAGTACATGACCGCCATCCAACTG GTTCAGTTTGTGATGGTGTCCCTCCACGTCACCCAGTATTACTTCATGGACAGCTGTGACTACCAGGTCCCCCTGTTCATCCACCTCATCTGGATGTATGGTACCTTCTTCTTCGTGCTCTTCTCCAACTTCTGGTACCAGGCATATGTGAAGGGAAAGCGGTTGCCTAAGCAGGACTCCAAGCCTGGCCTCAAAGGCAAGGCCAACGGGACCACCATGGTCGCCAATGGCAAGCACCACAAGAAAGGTAACAGTAATGGCACAAGCAACGGTTCCAGTCACCACGAAAATGGCAGTGCCCATGCGGGCAAGATGAAGAAGTCCTAG